The following are from one region of the Aquipuribacter nitratireducens genome:
- the rpmD gene encoding 50S ribosomal protein L30, whose amino-acid sequence MAASTKASSKRLKVTQVKSVIGGTHGQRNTVRSLGLKRIGDVVVKEDRPEIRGMVATVAHLVAVEEVE is encoded by the coding sequence ATGGCTGCCAGCACGAAGGCCTCGAGCAAGCGGCTCAAGGTCACCCAGGTCAAGAGCGTCATCGGCGGCACCCACGGGCAGCGGAACACCGTCCGCTCGCTGGGTCTCAAGCGCATCGGTGACGTCGTCGTGAAGGAGGACCGTCCCGAGATCCGCGGGATGGTCGCCACCGTGGCGCACCTCGTCGCGGTCGAGGAGGTCGAGTGA
- the rpsH gene encoding 30S ribosomal protein S8 has translation MTMTDPIADMLTRLRNANSAYHDDVSMPYSKLKANVADILKQEGYIAGWSVAEAEVGRTLTIQLKFGPQRERSIAGLRRVSKPGLRVYAKSTNLPRVLGGLGVAILSTSSGLLTDKQAKTKGVGGEVLAYVW, from the coding sequence ATGACGATGACCGACCCGATCGCGGACATGCTGACGCGTCTGCGGAACGCCAACTCGGCGTACCACGACGACGTCTCCATGCCCTACAGCAAGCTCAAGGCGAACGTCGCCGACATCCTCAAGCAGGAGGGCTACATCGCCGGCTGGAGCGTGGCGGAGGCCGAGGTCGGCCGCACGCTCACCATCCAGCTGAAGTTCGGCCCCCAGCGCGAGCGCTCGATCGCCGGCCTGCGCCGCGTGTCGAAGCCGGGGCTGCGCGTGTACGCCAAGTCCACCAACCTGCCGCGCGTCCTCGGGGGCCTCGGCGTGGCGATCCTGTCCACGTCGTCGGGGCTGCTGACCGACAAGCAGGCGAAGACCAAGGGCGTGGGCGGGGAAGTCCTCGCCTACGTCTGGTGA
- a CDS encoding type Z 30S ribosomal protein S14, with translation MAKTALINKAARKPKFKVRAYTRCQKCGRPHSVYRKFGLCRVCLREMAHAGELPGVTKSSW, from the coding sequence ATGGCGAAGACCGCCCTCATCAACAAGGCCGCCCGCAAGCCGAAGTTCAAGGTGCGCGCCTACACCCGCTGCCAGAAGTGCGGCCGCCCGCACTCGGTGTACCGCAAGTTCGGCCTGTGCCGCGTGTGCCTGCGCGAGATGGCGCACGCCGGCGAGCTGCCGGGCGTCACCAAGAGCTCCTGGTAA
- the rplW gene encoding 50S ribosomal protein L23, producing the protein MSDFSTVGKDPRDILLAPVVSEKSYSLQEEGKYTFLVDPRATKTEIKIAVEKVFGVKVATKGVNIINRQGKARRTRYGLGRRKDTKRAIVTLREGSIDIFGPVG; encoded by the coding sequence GTGAGCGACTTCAGCACCGTCGGCAAGGACCCCCGCGACATCCTGCTCGCCCCCGTCGTGAGCGAGAAGTCGTACAGCCTGCAGGAGGAGGGGAAGTACACCTTCCTCGTCGACCCGCGCGCCACGAAGACCGAGATCAAGATCGCGGTCGAGAAGGTGTTCGGCGTCAAGGTGGCGACCAAGGGCGTCAACATCATCAACCGGCAGGGCAAGGCGCGTCGCACGCGCTACGGCCTGGGCCGCCGCAAGGACACGAAGCGCGCGATCGTCACCCTCCGCGAGGGCTCGATCGACATCTTCGGTCCGGTCGGCTGA
- the rplD gene encoding 50S ribosomal protein L4 produces the protein MATATKGAEGTEGLTVPVTTADGSSSRSVELPAELFGAQTNVPLIHQVVVAQLAAARQGTHKVKTRGEVSGGGKKPYRQKGTGRARQGSTRAPQFAGGGTVHGPVPRDYSQRTPKKMKAAALRGALSDRARHGRVHVLEGVVSGEVPSTKQAAAALAGVSERRNLLVLVSRDDELTWKSVRNLAGLHVLAVDQINTYDVLCADDIVFVGGAYDEFVQARQRGAAATDEEATA, from the coding sequence ATGGCTACCGCCACGAAGGGTGCCGAGGGCACCGAGGGCCTCACGGTCCCGGTGACCACGGCCGACGGCTCGAGCAGCCGCTCCGTGGAGCTGCCCGCCGAGCTCTTCGGCGCGCAGACCAACGTGCCGCTCATCCACCAGGTGGTCGTCGCCCAGCTCGCGGCCGCGCGCCAGGGCACGCACAAGGTGAAGACCCGCGGCGAGGTCTCCGGCGGCGGCAAGAAGCCGTACCGCCAGAAGGGCACCGGCCGCGCCCGCCAGGGCTCGACCCGCGCCCCGCAGTTCGCCGGCGGCGGCACCGTCCACGGTCCCGTGCCGCGCGACTACTCGCAGCGCACCCCCAAGAAGATGAAGGCGGCCGCCCTGCGCGGTGCGCTGTCCGACCGGGCCCGCCACGGCCGGGTGCACGTCCTCGAGGGCGTCGTGTCCGGCGAGGTGCCGAGCACCAAGCAGGCCGCCGCGGCGCTCGCGGGTGTCAGCGAGCGGCGCAACCTGCTCGTGCTCGTGAGCCGCGACGACGAGCTCACGTGGAAGAGCGTGCGCAACCTCGCCGGCCTCCACGTGCTCGCCGTCGACCAGATCAACACCTACGACGTGCTCTGCGCCGACGACATCGTGTTCGTCGGCGGGGCGTACGACGAGTTCGTCCAGGCGCGTCAGCGCGGCGCGGCCGCTACCGACGAGGAGGCGACGGCGTGA
- the rplE gene encoding 50S ribosomal protein L5 — translation MTDTTTAPETAAADERPQPRLKLRYREEILPALREEFGHANVMQVPGVVKVVVNMGVGDAARDSKLIDGAVRDLTAITGQKPQVTKARKSIAQFKLREGMPIGAHVTLRGDRMWEFLDRLLSVALPRIRDFRGLSDRQFDGRGNYTFGLTEQAMFHEIDQDKVDRVRGMDITVVTSATSDDEGRSLLRRLGFPFKAS, via the coding sequence ATGACCGACACCACCACCGCCCCGGAGACCGCGGCGGCCGACGAGCGGCCGCAGCCGCGGCTCAAGCTGCGCTACCGCGAGGAGATCCTCCCCGCGCTGCGCGAGGAGTTCGGCCACGCCAACGTCATGCAGGTGCCGGGCGTCGTCAAGGTCGTCGTCAACATGGGCGTCGGGGACGCGGCGCGCGACTCCAAGCTCATCGACGGCGCCGTCCGCGACCTCACGGCCATCACCGGCCAGAAGCCGCAGGTGACGAAGGCCCGCAAGTCCATCGCGCAGTTCAAGCTCCGCGAGGGCATGCCGATCGGCGCGCACGTCACGCTGCGCGGCGACCGCATGTGGGAGTTCCTCGACCGCCTGCTGAGCGTCGCCCTGCCCCGCATCCGCGACTTCCGCGGGCTGTCGGACCGGCAGTTCGACGGGCGCGGCAACTACACGTTCGGTCTCACGGAGCAGGCGATGTTCCACGAGATCGACCAGGACAAGGTCGACCGCGTCCGCGGCATGGACATCACCGTCGTGACGTCCGCGACCTCCGACGACGAGGGCCGCAGCCTGCTCCGCAGGCTCGGGTTCCCCTTCAAGGCCAGCTGA
- the tuf gene encoding elongation factor Tu, whose translation MAKAKFERTKPHVNIGTIGHIDHGKTTLTAAITKVLHDKYPDLNQASPFDQIDKAPEERERGITISIAHVEYQTENRHYAHVDCPGHADYIKNMITGAAQMDGAILVVAATDGPMPQTKEHVLLARQVGVPYIVVALNKADMVDDEEILELVEVEVRDLLSQYEFPGDDVPVVRVSALKALEGDAEWSEKLLELMNAVDTAIPEPERAVDQPFLMPIEDVFTITGRGTVVTGRAERGILKVNEEVEIVGIKESSTKTTVTGVEMFRKLLDEARAGENVGLLLRGIKREDVERGQVVVKPGSITPHTEFEAQVYILSKDEGGRHNPFYSNYRPQFYFRTTDVTGVITLPEGTEMVMPGDDTQMTVNLIQPIAMEQGLRFAIREGGRTVGAGRVTKILK comes from the coding sequence GTGGCCAAGGCGAAGTTCGAGCGGACCAAGCCGCACGTCAACATCGGCACCATCGGTCACATCGACCACGGCAAGACGACGCTCACCGCGGCGATCACGAAGGTGCTGCACGACAAGTACCCCGACCTCAACCAGGCCTCGCCGTTCGACCAGATCGACAAGGCCCCCGAGGAGCGCGAGCGCGGGATCACGATCTCGATCGCGCACGTCGAGTACCAGACGGAGAACCGTCACTACGCGCACGTCGACTGCCCCGGTCACGCCGACTACATCAAGAACATGATCACCGGCGCGGCCCAGATGGACGGTGCGATCCTCGTGGTCGCCGCCACCGACGGCCCGATGCCGCAGACGAAGGAGCACGTCCTCCTGGCCCGCCAGGTCGGCGTCCCCTACATCGTCGTGGCGCTCAACAAGGCCGACATGGTCGACGACGAGGAGATCCTCGAGCTCGTCGAGGTCGAGGTCCGCGACCTGCTGTCGCAGTACGAGTTCCCCGGCGACGACGTCCCCGTCGTCCGCGTCTCGGCGCTCAAGGCGCTCGAGGGCGACGCCGAGTGGAGCGAGAAGCTCCTCGAGCTCATGAACGCCGTCGACACGGCGATCCCGGAGCCCGAGCGCGCCGTCGACCAGCCGTTCCTCATGCCGATCGAGGACGTCTTCACGATCACCGGCCGCGGCACCGTCGTGACCGGTCGCGCCGAGCGCGGCATCCTCAAGGTCAACGAGGAGGTCGAGATCGTCGGCATCAAGGAGTCGTCGACCAAGACCACCGTCACCGGCGTCGAGATGTTCCGCAAGCTCCTCGACGAGGCGCGTGCGGGCGAGAACGTCGGCCTGCTCCTCCGCGGCATCAAGCGCGAGGACGTCGAGCGCGGCCAGGTCGTCGTGAAGCCGGGGTCGATCACGCCCCACACCGAGTTCGAGGCGCAGGTCTACATCCTGTCCAAGGACGAGGGTGGGCGTCACAACCCCTTCTACTCGAACTACCGTCCGCAGTTCTACTTCCGGACCACGGACGTCACCGGCGTCATCACGCTGCCCGAGGGCACCGAGATGGTCATGCCCGGCGACGACACGCAGATGACGGTCAACCTGATCCAGCCCATCGCCATGGAGCAGGGTCTGCGCTTCGCCATCCGCGAGGGCGGCCGCACCGTCGGCGCGGGTCGCGTCACCAAGATCCTCAAGTGA
- the rpsC gene encoding 30S ribosomal protein S3 translates to MGQKVNPHGFRLGITTEHKSRWFADSTTSGQRYRDYVGEDVKIRKLMTDGLERAGIAKVEIERTRDRVRVDLHTARPGIVIGRRGAEADRLRGELEKLTGKQVQLNILEVKNPEGDAQLVAVGIAEQLSSRVSFRRAMRKGMQSAQRAGAKGVRVQVSGRLGGAEMSRTEFYREGRVPLHTLRANVDYGFFEARTTFGRIGVKVWIYNGDKTAKELAREQAAAAPRGRGRDRGERPGRRGDRPERAPRSEAPVAEPAAAAGQDAAPVTETVSNPTAVAEPTGAGTSQQTGQEA, encoded by the coding sequence ATGGGTCAGAAGGTCAACCCGCACGGGTTCCGCCTCGGCATCACCACCGAGCACAAGTCGCGGTGGTTCGCCGACTCGACGACGTCGGGCCAGCGCTACCGCGACTACGTGGGCGAGGACGTCAAGATCCGCAAGCTCATGACGGACGGCCTCGAGCGCGCCGGCATCGCGAAGGTCGAGATCGAGCGCACGCGCGACCGCGTCCGCGTCGACCTCCACACCGCCCGCCCCGGCATCGTCATCGGCCGCCGTGGCGCCGAGGCCGACCGCCTGCGCGGCGAGCTGGAGAAGCTCACGGGCAAGCAGGTGCAGCTCAACATCCTCGAGGTGAAGAACCCCGAGGGCGACGCCCAGCTCGTCGCCGTCGGCATCGCGGAGCAGCTGAGCAGCCGCGTGTCCTTCCGCCGCGCCATGCGCAAGGGCATGCAGTCCGCGCAGCGCGCCGGCGCCAAGGGCGTGCGCGTGCAGGTGTCCGGCCGCCTCGGCGGAGCGGAGATGAGCCGCACGGAGTTCTACCGCGAGGGCCGGGTCCCGCTGCACACGCTGCGCGCGAACGTCGACTACGGGTTCTTCGAGGCCCGCACGACGTTCGGCCGCATCGGCGTCAAGGTGTGGATCTACAACGGCGACAAGACGGCCAAGGAGCTCGCCCGCGAGCAGGCCGCCGCCGCCCCGCGCGGTCGCGGTCGCGACCGTGGCGAGCGCCCCGGCCGCCGTGGCGACCGCCCCGAGCGCGCGCCGCGCAGCGAGGCGCCGGTCGCCGAGCCGGCGGCCGCCGCCGGCCAGGACGCCGCCCCCGTCACCGAGACGGTCTCGAACCCGACCGCCGTCGCCGAGCCCACCGGGGCGGGGACGTCGCAGCAGACCGGACAGGAGGCCTGA
- the rpsE gene encoding 30S ribosomal protein S5 translates to MAGPQQRRGGTAGGGGPEGGRDGRRDRRDRRDDRGGRGGEDRNQYVERVVAINRVAKVVKGGRRFSFTALVVVGDGDGMVGVGYGKAKEVPAAISKGVEEAKKNFFRVPRIAGTVPHPVQGEKAAGVVMLRPAAPGTGVIAGGPVRAVLEAAGIHDVLSKSLGSDNAINIVHATVAALKGLEPPESVAARRGLPLEDVAPAALLRARQEAS, encoded by the coding sequence ATGGCTGGACCGCAGCAGCGCCGCGGTGGCACCGCCGGCGGCGGTGGCCCCGAGGGCGGCCGCGACGGTCGCCGTGACCGCCGTGACCGCCGCGACGACCGCGGTGGGCGTGGCGGCGAGGACCGCAACCAGTACGTGGAGCGGGTCGTCGCGATCAACCGCGTCGCCAAGGTCGTGAAGGGTGGTCGGCGCTTCAGCTTCACCGCCCTCGTGGTCGTGGGCGACGGCGACGGCATGGTCGGCGTCGGCTACGGCAAGGCGAAGGAGGTGCCCGCGGCGATCAGCAAGGGCGTCGAGGAGGCGAAGAAGAACTTCTTCCGCGTCCCCCGCATCGCCGGCACCGTCCCGCACCCGGTCCAGGGGGAGAAGGCGGCCGGTGTCGTCATGCTCCGCCCGGCCGCGCCCGGTACCGGGGTCATCGCCGGCGGGCCCGTCCGCGCCGTCCTCGAGGCGGCCGGCATCCACGACGTGCTGAGCAAGTCGCTCGGCTCCGACAACGCGATCAACATCGTGCACGCGACGGTCGCGGCCCTCAAGGGCCTGGAGCCGCCGGAGTCGGTCGCCGCCCGTCGCGGCCTGCCTCTGGAGGACGTGGCCCCGGCCGCGCTGCTGCGTGCCCGGCAGGAGGCGTCCTGA
- the rplN gene encoding 50S ribosomal protein L14 yields MIQQESRLKVADNTGAKEILCIRVLGGSGRRYAGIGDTIVATVKDAIPGGNVKRGDVVKAVVVRTVKERRRPDGSYIRFDENAAVILRNDGDPRGTRIFGPVGRELRDKKFMKIISLAPEVL; encoded by the coding sequence GTGATCCAGCAGGAGTCCCGGCTCAAGGTCGCCGACAACACCGGTGCGAAGGAGATCCTCTGCATCCGCGTGCTCGGTGGCTCCGGCCGTCGCTACGCCGGCATCGGCGACACGATCGTCGCGACCGTCAAGGACGCCATCCCCGGCGGGAACGTCAAGCGCGGTGACGTCGTCAAGGCCGTCGTCGTGCGCACCGTCAAGGAGCGCCGCCGGCCCGACGGCAGCTACATCCGCTTCGACGAGAACGCCGCGGTGATCCTCCGCAACGACGGCGACCCGCGCGGCACGCGCATCTTCGGGCCCGTCGGTCGCGAGCTGCGCGACAAGAAGTTCATGAAGATCATCTCGCTGGCACCGGAGGTGCTGTGA
- the rplF gene encoding 50S ribosomal protein L6, with product MSRIGKNPVTVPSGVTVALDGRTVNVKGPKGELSHTVAEPITVSQEDGSLVVARPDDERRSKSLHGLTRTLIANMVTGVTDGYTRKMEIHGTGYRVQAKGSNLEFALGYSHSITIEPPAGISFAVENPTRFSVSGIDKQLVGEVAANIHKLRKPDPYKGKGIRYEGEQIRRKVGKAGKK from the coding sequence ATGTCGCGCATCGGCAAGAACCCGGTGACCGTGCCGTCCGGCGTCACGGTCGCCCTGGACGGTCGCACCGTCAACGTCAAGGGCCCCAAGGGCGAGCTGAGCCACACCGTGGCCGAGCCCATCACCGTGTCGCAGGAGGACGGCTCGCTCGTCGTCGCCCGTCCGGACGACGAGCGCCGCTCGAAGTCCCTGCACGGCCTGACCCGCACCCTCATCGCCAACATGGTGACGGGCGTGACGGACGGCTACACGCGCAAGATGGAGATCCACGGCACGGGCTACCGCGTCCAGGCCAAGGGCAGCAACCTCGAGTTCGCCCTCGGCTACAGCCACTCCATCACCATCGAGCCGCCGGCGGGCATCAGCTTCGCCGTCGAGAACCCGACCCGCTTCTCGGTGTCGGGTATCGACAAGCAGCTCGTGGGCGAGGTGGCCGCCAACATCCACAAGCTCCGCAAGCCCGACCCGTACAAGGGCAAGGGCATCCGCTACGAGGGCGAGCAGATCCGCCGCAAGGTCGGGAAGGCTGGGAAGAAGTAA
- the rplP gene encoding 50S ribosomal protein L16 encodes MLIPRRVKHRKQHHPHRGGAAKGGTQVTFGEWGLQALEPAYVTNRQIESARIAMTRHIKRGGKVWINIYPDRPITKKPAETRMGSGKGSPEWWVANVKPGRVMFELSYPSEDVAREALTRAMHKLPMKCRIVQREGGDI; translated from the coding sequence ATGCTCATCCCGCGTCGCGTCAAGCACCGCAAGCAGCACCACCCGCACCGCGGTGGGGCTGCCAAGGGCGGCACGCAGGTGACGTTCGGCGAGTGGGGCCTGCAGGCCCTCGAGCCCGCCTACGTCACCAACCGGCAGATCGAGTCGGCGCGTATCGCCATGACCCGCCACATCAAGCGTGGCGGCAAGGTCTGGATCAACATCTACCCGGACCGCCCGATCACGAAGAAGCCCGCCGAGACCCGCATGGGCTCCGGCAAGGGCTCGCCCGAGTGGTGGGTGGCCAACGTCAAGCCGGGCCGCGTGATGTTCGAGCTCAGCTACCCGAGCGAGGACGTCGCCCGCGAGGCGCTCACCCGCGCCATGCACAAGCTGCCCATGAAGTGCCGGATCGTCCAGCGTGAGGGTGGTGACATCTGA
- the rplX gene encoding 50S ribosomal protein L24, whose protein sequence is MSAGKFRIKKGDTVKVIAGARQSRGGDRGKTGKVLAVYHDTNRVLVEGVNRVTKHVRAGQTGRGSRTGGLVHTEAPIHVSNVALVDPESGEATRVGIRVETQERGGRERVVRVRVAKRSGKDIA, encoded by the coding sequence ATGAGCGCGGGCAAGTTCCGCATCAAGAAGGGCGACACCGTCAAGGTGATCGCCGGGGCACGCCAGTCCCGCGGCGGCGACCGCGGCAAGACCGGCAAGGTGCTCGCCGTCTACCACGACACCAACCGGGTGCTCGTGGAGGGCGTCAACCGGGTGACGAAGCACGTGCGCGCCGGCCAGACCGGCCGGGGCTCGCGCACGGGCGGTCTCGTCCACACCGAGGCGCCGATCCACGTCTCCAACGTCGCCCTCGTCGACCCCGAGTCCGGCGAGGCCACCCGCGTGGGCATCCGCGTCGAGACCCAGGAGCGCGGCGGCCGGGAGCGCGTCGTGCGCGTCCGCGTCGCCAAGCGTTCCGGCAAGGACATCGCATGA
- the rpsQ gene encoding 30S ribosomal protein S17: MSTETERGNRKVRRGYVVSDKMDKTVVVAVEDRVKHPLYGKVLRRTSKVKAHDEQNGAGIGDLVLLMETRPLSATKRWRVVEVLEKAK; this comes from the coding sequence ATGAGCACGGAGACCGAGCGCGGCAACCGCAAGGTGCGCCGCGGGTACGTCGTCAGCGACAAGATGGACAAGACCGTCGTCGTCGCCGTCGAGGACCGCGTCAAGCACCCGCTGTACGGCAAGGTCCTGCGCCGCACCAGCAAGGTGAAGGCGCACGACGAGCAGAACGGCGCCGGCATCGGCGACCTCGTGCTGCTGATGGAGACCCGGCCGCTGTCCGCGACCAAGCGCTGGCGCGTGGTCGAGGTCCTCGAGAAGGCGAAGTGA
- the rpsS gene encoding 30S ribosomal protein S19, translated as MPRSLKKGPFVDDHLAKKVDAQNEAGTKNVIKTWSRRSMIVPDMLGHTIAVHDGRKHVPVFVTESMVGHKLGEFAPTRTFRGHEKDDRKGRRR; from the coding sequence ATGCCACGCAGCCTGAAGAAGGGCCCCTTCGTCGACGACCACCTCGCGAAGAAGGTGGACGCGCAGAACGAGGCCGGCACGAAGAACGTCATCAAGACCTGGTCGCGCCGCTCGATGATCGTGCCCGACATGCTCGGCCACACCATCGCGGTGCACGACGGCCGCAAGCACGTCCCGGTGTTCGTCACCGAGTCGATGGTCGGCCACAAGCTGGGCGAGTTCGCCCCCACCCGCACCTTCCGCGGGCACGAGAAGGACGACCGGAAGGGCCGCCGCCGCTGA
- the rplB gene encoding 50S ribosomal protein L2: protein MAIRKYKPTTPGRRGSSVADFVEVTRSEPEKSLVKPLPKKGGRNNSGRITTRHQGGGHKRAYRVIDFRRNDKDGVTAKVAHIEYDPNRTARIALLHYADGEKRYILAPYRLSQGDVVENGPGADIKPGNNLPLRNIPVGTVVHAIELRPGGGAKIARSAGASVQLVAREGTHAQLRMPSGEIRNVDVRCRATIGEVGNAEQSNISWGKAGRMRWKGKRPTVRGVVMNPVDHPHGGGEGKTSGGRHPVSPWGKPEGRTRRPNKASDKQIVRRRKTGKKR, encoded by the coding sequence ATGGCCATCCGCAAGTACAAGCCGACGACCCCGGGTCGCCGCGGCTCCTCGGTCGCCGACTTCGTCGAGGTGACGCGTAGCGAGCCCGAGAAGTCGCTCGTCAAGCCCCTCCCGAAGAAGGGCGGCCGCAACAACTCCGGCCGCATCACGACGCGTCACCAGGGCGGCGGCCACAAGCGCGCCTACCGCGTCATCGACTTCCGGCGCAACGACAAGGACGGCGTGACCGCGAAGGTCGCCCACATCGAGTACGACCCCAACCGCACCGCGCGCATCGCGCTGCTGCACTACGCCGACGGCGAGAAGCGCTACATCCTCGCGCCGTACCGGCTCTCGCAGGGCGACGTCGTGGAGAACGGGCCGGGCGCCGACATCAAGCCGGGCAACAACCTGCCGCTGCGCAACATCCCCGTCGGCACCGTCGTCCACGCGATCGAGCTCCGTCCCGGTGGCGGCGCGAAGATCGCCCGCTCCGCCGGTGCGAGCGTCCAGCTCGTCGCCCGCGAGGGCACCCACGCGCAGCTGCGCATGCCCTCCGGCGAGATCCGCAACGTCGACGTCCGCTGCCGCGCGACGATCGGCGAGGTCGGCAACGCCGAGCAGTCGAACATCAGCTGGGGCAAGGCGGGCCGCATGCGCTGGAAGGGCAAGCGCCCGACCGTCCGCGGTGTCGTCATGAACCCGGTCGACCACCCGCACGGCGGTGGTGAGGGCAAGACCTCCGGTGGCCGTCACCCCGTCAGCCCCTGGGGCAAGCCCGAGGGCCGTACCCGCCGGCCGAACAAGGCCAGCGACAAGCAGATCGTCCGCCGCCGCAAGACCGGCAAGAAGCGCTGA
- the rpsJ gene encoding 30S ribosomal protein S10 yields MAGQKIRIRLKAYDHEVIDSSARKIVETVTRTGASVAGPVPLPTEKNVYCVIRSPHKYKDSREHFEMRTHKRLIDILDPTPKTVDSLMRLDLPAGVDIEIKL; encoded by the coding sequence ATGGCGGGACAGAAGATCCGCATCAGGCTCAAGGCCTACGACCACGAGGTCATCGACTCGTCGGCGCGCAAGATCGTCGAGACGGTCACCCGCACGGGTGCCTCCGTCGCCGGTCCCGTGCCGCTGCCGACGGAGAAGAACGTCTACTGCGTCATCCGCTCGCCCCACAAGTACAAGGACAGCCGCGAGCACTTCGAGATGCGCACCCACAAGCGGCTCATCGACATCCTCGACCCGACGCCCAAGACGGTGGACTCGCTCATGCGGCTCGACCTCCCCGCGGGCGTCGACATCGAGATCAAGCTCTGA
- the rplV gene encoding 50S ribosomal protein L22 has product MEATAKARHVRVTPMKARRVVDLVRGKRATEAVQVLRFSPQSAAEPVRKLVESAIANARVQADQFGERFVADDLVVTTAFVDEGPTLKRFQPRAQGRAFRIRKRTSHITVVVSSPEVEAAGTAPAGRTTRSTKGAR; this is encoded by the coding sequence ATGGAAGCCACGGCGAAGGCGCGCCACGTGCGCGTCACGCCCATGAAGGCCCGTCGCGTCGTCGACCTCGTGCGCGGCAAGCGCGCCACGGAGGCGGTGCAGGTGCTGCGGTTCAGCCCGCAGTCCGCCGCGGAGCCGGTGCGCAAGCTCGTCGAGAGCGCGATCGCGAACGCCCGGGTGCAGGCCGACCAGTTCGGTGAGCGCTTCGTCGCGGACGACCTCGTCGTCACGACGGCGTTCGTCGACGAGGGGCCGACCCTCAAGCGGTTCCAGCCGCGGGCCCAGGGCCGCGCGTTCCGCATCCGCAAGCGCACGAGCCACATCACCGTCGTCGTGTCGTCGCCCGAGGTCGAGGCCGCCGGCACCGCTCCGGCGGGCCGCACGACGCGCAGCACGAAGGGAGCCCGCTGA
- the rplR gene encoding 50S ribosomal protein L18, which yields MPTVVERSTRHGGRGRVAARSRRHQRVRKYVVGTAERPRLVVTRSLRHVVAQVVDDGSGRTIASASTLEVDLRAAEGDKTAKAKAVGELVAERAKAAGVTAVVFDRSGNKYHGRVAAVADGAREKGLQL from the coding sequence ATGCCCACTGTCGTCGAGCGCAGCACGCGCCACGGAGGCCGGGGCCGCGTCGCGGCCCGCAGCCGTCGTCACCAGCGCGTCCGCAAGTACGTCGTCGGGACCGCCGAGCGTCCCCGCCTCGTCGTCACCCGCTCCCTGCGCCACGTCGTGGCGCAGGTCGTGGACGACGGGTCCGGTCGGACGATCGCGTCGGCCTCGACCCTCGAGGTCGACCTGCGCGCCGCCGAGGGCGACAAGACGGCCAAGGCGAAGGCCGTCGGCGAGCTCGTCGCCGAGCGCGCGAAGGCCGCCGGCGTCACCGCCGTCGTCTTCGACCGCTCCGGCAACAAGTACCACGGCCGGGTCGCGGCCGTGGCGGACGGCGCCCGCGAGAAGGGGCTGCAGCTGTGA
- the rplC gene encoding 50S ribosomal protein L3, which produces MTIERDVKALLGRKLGMTQVWDENNVLVPVTVVEAAGNVVTDVLTADKDGYAAVQLGFGRIDPRKVNQPMSGHFERAGVPPRRHLVEVRTAGSFELGQEVGLDTFAGGDVVDVVGTTKGKGHAGVMKRHGFAGVSASHGAHRNHRKPGSIGACATPGRVFKGVRMAGRMGGARQTTQNLTVHAVDAERGLVLVKGAIPGPRGGVVLLKTASKKGA; this is translated from the coding sequence GTGACCATCGAGAGAGACGTGAAGGCGCTGCTGGGCCGCAAGCTCGGCATGACGCAGGTCTGGGACGAGAACAACGTCCTCGTGCCCGTCACGGTCGTCGAGGCGGCCGGCAACGTCGTGACCGACGTGCTGACGGCCGACAAGGACGGCTACGCCGCGGTGCAGCTCGGGTTCGGGCGCATCGACCCGCGCAAGGTGAACCAGCCGATGTCCGGCCACTTCGAGCGCGCGGGCGTGCCGCCGCGGCGCCACCTCGTCGAGGTGCGCACCGCCGGCTCCTTCGAGCTCGGCCAGGAGGTCGGCCTCGACACGTTCGCGGGCGGTGACGTCGTCGACGTCGTCGGCACCACGAAGGGCAAGGGGCACGCGGGCGTCATGAAGCGCCACGGCTTCGCCGGCGTCAGCGCCTCGCACGGTGCCCACCGCAACCACCGCAAGCCCGGCTCCATCGGCGCCTGCGCGACCCCCGGTCGCGTGTTCAAGGGCGTCCGGATGGCCGGTCGCATGGGTGGCGCGCGCCAGACCACGCAGAACCTCACGGTCCATGCCGTCGACGCCGAGCGCGGCCTCGTGCTCGTCAAGGGCGCTATCCCGGGCCCGCGCGGTGGGGTCGTCCTGCTGAAGACCGCCAGCAAGAAGGGGGCCTGA